The Maridesulfovibrio hydrothermalis AM13 = DSM 14728 DNA window TATTCTGTTGAGGGTCTTAGCCCTGATTGAATTTAACCATCCAAACGGAGATGGTTCCCCGTTCCTTACTTTAAAAGGTGGAACTGCCCTCAATTTCTTTCTATGGGATTTACCTCGCCTATCTGTTGATATCGACCTTGCGTACTGTCCTATCAATGACAGGTCGGCAGCCCTTCAAGATATATCTGAGAGCATGCAACGGCTGGCGAAACGAGTTGAGAAACTTTTACCAGCTGCTTCCGTTAACCTTACAGAGCCAAAGAATGCAGCTCCCAAAGTCCTCATCAACTATAATTATAGGGGAACAGCCAAAATGAGAAACTAGGAAAGACGGGGTTTCAATAGGCCATATATAGGACTGATATAGATATAATGCGGATTTTCGGACGAGACGAAATAACTTTTAGGGCCTTTAGTCAAAATGAGAAAATTGACTAAAGGCCCTTTGTTTTGGACATTCAAAATGAGAAAACTATTCAACTCTAACGAAGCTCAGAGGCAGCTTTCCGCCCATGTTAATCAAAATTCCCCCCTCTGGTTGGAATTGCGCAACCAGTTCTTTGCCTCCTACTGTGAAAACAACTGCATTTTCGTCTTCGCTCACTAACTTTAAATCACGTGAAAACTGTTTACCCATGGCCACTCCATTGTATGTCCCTTTATCGAAATCAATGGTCATACTCATGACTTCATTTTGCCATGTACCGTTTAGCTTATCATGAGGAGCGGAGTTACACGCTGCAAGAAAAGCAAGAATCATAATAGTTAATGCCAATTTTTTCATTTTCTTCTCCTTACAAAGTTGATTTATTTTCAAAATTCGATTCCATCGCCACACACACTATTGCATAATCTATTGTAATAGCTATAAGAAGACGGGCAAATGTAATAGTTTACCATTGCCCGTCTTCTTTTTTATCTTTAGCTGGCTTTGCGGGAAGCCTCATTGGAATATTCAGACCTGGCCTTAATCTCTGAAAGCTCTACGCACAGGTCACCGTTCTCCCTAGTGACTCCAAGCAATTGTTTTGCCAGCTCCCTGTTCATATCCCTTTCCTTTGAAAGTTCATCCTCCAGTTTTCACAGCGTGAACAAGCCGCATCCTGCTTAGTTTGGCTAGCTTCTCCACGAACTTGCTTTATCCTCTCACCAATAGACATATGTTAAAGTTCCTAGTTTAAGTTTGACATAAACTTTAACACCTATTTTCATTCGTAACACTCTGAAACTATTGAATAAAAAACACAACAAGTCTGAACTTCAACACGTTTTTAGGCTTAATTTTAGCCTAAAAATATATGTATAAAGAACTCATGTCCGGCAAACATTTCAGCGAATTTCTACCTACTGAATAACACCCGCCTGGCACAACGGTCAACGAAACAGTTTGGACGGTGAAAAAAGTGTAGCAGCTTACACTATTTCATGATCAGGATCAGGAGATTTAGTTTCAGAAAATGGCCGAGACTCACCAACTGTCCCGAGACCTTATAGCGATGTTTGCCCATCTGGCATTTTTATCGTGAACATAAAAAAGTATAGATTGTTGAAACAATTTACAGACTATAAATAATAATGACCGGAAATGCGCTTAAGAATCATTTGAAGGAGTTCGGTCGCTAGCTATAAGGTAGCAAAACAAAAAAAGGTTTACACCTAAAAAGATGTAAACCTTTGATTTAACTGGAGCCAACGATCGGAATTGAACCGACGACCTACTGATTACGAATCAGTTACTCTACCGACTGAGTTACGTTGGCTTTTGGTAGTAAGCTATGTTTATATCAACACTTATTAAAGGGTCAAGGGTTAAGAATATCATTTAAAATCCCCTTGCTGAAAATTCGGCAAGGGGATTTGTGTTTGTTGTCTCAGCTTTAGCTAAACTAATTTCTTAGCCGCTGCCAGTGCGGAATCATAATCAGGTTCTTCGGTTATCTCATTTAAATACTGTGCGTATTGCACGACACCAGCTTTATCCACTACAAAAACGGCTCTGCTAAGCAGACGGAGTTCTTTGATAAGTACTCCGTAGGCTTCACCGAAGGATGAACTCATATAATCTGACAGAGTCTCTACCGCTTCAACACCGGCAGCACCGCACCAGCGGGCCTGTGCGAAGGGAAGATCCATGGACAGTGTCAGAATTTTAATTTCGTCACCAAGGTTTGCAGCCTCATTGTTGAATCTACGGGTTTCCATATCGCACACGGGAGTGTCGAGTGAAGGAACCGCGCTGAGAATCAGTACCTTGCCTGCATAGTCAGCAAGAGTTTTGGGAGCCAGTCCGTTATCAGTTGCACTGAACTCAGGAGCCTTGTCGCCAACCTTGATTTCGTCACCGAGCAAAGTCAGGGGATTGCCTTGAAAAGTAATTACGCCGCTTCTTTCGTTCATAATTTTAACTCCATTTATTAATTTTCCAATTTTCGATGAATACCACAGGCACAGGCAGCCTACAATGATGATTCGAAATTTATTAGAAACTTATAAATGAAAAGAAGTGAACTACACCGCGTGCAACACCACGGACAAAGCCTTAAAACAAAACTCCACTCGCCCCCCCTCCTTCAATCCATCCTCTTCAATAGACCATGTGGTTACCAATGCGCAAAGTTGACTGCCTCCCTCTGATTCACCGGAAACCTCTGCCAAGACTTCGCTTTGCTTAAGTGATGTTACCTTGGCGGGAATACAGTTTCTGGAACTTCCTGCTTCACCAGCGACGGGACGTACTGCGACCAGCGGGGCTTTAATTGTCGCCGAAACAGGTACACCGACCTCAAGATCAAGCTTGTAGAGGCTTTCAAGAGTAATGACCGAACTGATGATAAAACCTTCAGCCGTTTCGAATTCAACATCAGCCAGTATGCCGTCCCGACGCACTTCTGTTACATGGCCGATAAAGGTATTTCGGGCACTGGTTTTAAGGGCCGTTTCTTCGAGAGCCATGCGGCGGACGATATTTTTTACATCTCCGGCGGACCAGTCTTGATAAACAGCCGAAAGGTCTGCGGAAGACTGGCCGAGCACCTTGCGGACAACTCCCAGCGGCACGCCGTTTCGCAGCAGCTCCACTGCTCTGGAGCGGCGCAGTACACTTGGTCCGCCCATTTGACGGTCCAGATTACAAGCTTGCGCGCGTTCATAAAATGCGCGGCGCACGTATCCGGGATCAAGCTGAAAAATTCTACCCTCAAGCCCCGAACTCATAGGACCGTCGATAAGTCCCTTCAACTCCCTGCAAACGTCTTGCGGCAACGGAACCTCCCGCTGCTGATCCTCTTTGCCGAGTTTTATCACCGCCCGCAGCAGATCAATACTCTCCCTTTCATCCAGTCCTAGAATTTCTCCGAGCTTGGCTCCGGTATGCCTAAGAACTAAAAACAGGCAAAAAACTCTGGTGCGGGATCGAACATAATCAGCTCGCGTGACTTTACTTTTCCAGTTGCGAAATTCAGCTTCCAGACACGCCAGTTCTTTAGAATCAAGATATTTAATATTTTCAGGAACATCAAACACTTCTGATGGAACAAGGCTACTTTGTGCGGATGTTTTCTGGTGCTTTTTTCCGGATTTGATACCCATTTGAATAACCCTTCGTATAGTCACGTTTTTCCATAAATGCGTGACCGGATTGTATGTTTAACCTCCCTCTGCATAAGCATAAGACACTGATAATGCCAATTCAGTGAAGACCTTAATTTTAAACTGGAGAACCGAAGATGAAACGTATCCCCGCTCTAATACTGGCCCTGATTATGTCCCTGCCCATATCTGCAAATGCTGCTGATCTTCTGGTTGCACAGGCTGCCAACTTCATGCCCGCCATGCAGGAGATAATTCCAGCCTTCAAAAAATCCACCGGACTGGAAGTTCAGGCAACATACACTTCAACCGGTAAACTTTATGCCCAGATAATAAACGGAGCACCCTTTGACCTCTTTTTAGCAGCAGATGAACGCCGCCCTGATAAACTTTTTGCCGAAGGGCTGGCTGAAAAGCCTTTCATTTACGCTAAGGGAAAAGTCGTCTTCTGGTCGCTGAGTAAACAAATAGCTGGCAAAAGCTGGCAGGAAGCCATTAAAAGCAAAAACCTGCATAAAATTTCCATCGCTAATATCGAAACAGCCCCGTACGGCACAGCTGCGATGCTGGCCCTGAAAAAAGAAAAACTTTGGGAGACCGTTAAACCGGAACTGGTTTTTGCGCAGTCAATTGCTCAGGCTTTCCAATTTGCCTCAACCGGCGCAGCTGATGCCGGATTCTGCGCCTACTCATCTATGTTCACGAAAACGGGCAAAAGCGGAAGCTTCAGTGTTGTAAAAGAAGCTCCTCCGGTTATTCAAGCAGCCTGTATTTTGAAATCCACTAAGCGTAAAAATACTGCGGAAAAGTTTGTAGAATTCCTTTCCAGTCCTGAAGCAATCTCCATCAAGAAAAAATACGGATATGACTAATGGACCTTTATCCGCTTTATATCTCTGCCAAACTGGCGGTGGCGACTACTTTGTTTATTCCCATTGTCGCCGCGCCTATCGCCTATGTTCTGTCCTTCTGCGATTTCAGAGGAAAGAGTTTGATTGATGCCGTTGTTTCACTTCCAATGGTGCTTCCTCCCACGGTCCTCGGCTTCGGACTGTTGATTCTGATGGGGCCGCAAGGGCCGCTGGGGGGAGTATGGAACGACCTTACCGGCGAACGCATGGTATTCAGTTTTTCAGGTATCCTGCTGGCTTCGCTGGTTTATAACCTGCCCTTTGCAGTGCAGCCCATGCGGGCGGCCTTCGAAAAACTGGATGTTCGTTTGCTGGAAAATTCTGCGGTTTTGGGACTTTCCTCCACGGCAACTTTTTTCAGGGTGGTACTACCCAACAGTCTCCCCGGTCTGGCAGCTTCGGCCATGCTGGTTTTTGCTCACAGTTTAGGAGAATTCGGAGTGATCCTCATGGTAGGCGGAAGTATTCCCGGCTCCACCAAGGTTGCTTCAATCGCCATCTATGAAGCTGTGGAAGCCATGCGTTACGACGATGCCATGTATATGTCTCTGGCAATTATTCCGGTCAGTTTTCTGGCCCTGCTTGCCATCAACAGGCTTAACAAAATCAGCAGGAGAAGGTCATGACCCTTACTTTAAATATCCGTAAGCAGTTGCCCAACTTCATGCTGGACGTGTCTCTTACCTGCGCTCCGGGAACACTGACTGCTATTGTAGGCCCTTCTGGGGCAGGCAAGAGCACACTGGTCAGAATTATCGCTGGATTAGAACGTCCTGACGAAGGAATTATTTCTTTTGATGATACGTTATGGAACGACACTTCCATCAACCATTTTGCTACACCGCAAAACCGCGGGCTGGGACTTGTTTTTCAAGAATACACGCTCTTTCCACATCTGAATGTGTACAAGAATGTAGCTTTTGCCGCAGTAGATAAAAACTGTGTGCAGCCTTTGTTAGAAAAATTCGGAATCGAACACATCGCCGAAAGCAAACCCTGCAACATTTCAGGCGGTGAACGGCAACGGGCTGCTTTTTGTCAGGCTCTGGCCCGTGAACCTGTTCTTCTTTTGCTTGATGAACCATTTTCCGCCCTTGATATAGCTACCCGTGAAGGACTGCGTACTGAGCTTCTTCATTTGAAAAACGAACTTAATATTCCCATGATCCATGTGACCCATGATCTTGAGGAGGCATATTATCTGGCTGATTCAATTTTCGTCATGGAAAATGGATGCGCCGCACCGCAATGGCTTGAACGGCAGAGCCGACGGCATCGCCCGCCTGTTCCAGAGATGATGCGTTATGCTGTTTAAGTTTTAATTGTGTGAAAAACTATTCCGGTAACACTCCGGCATGCAAAGGAAATGAGTTTAAAGGTCTCATTGCGCTGCCTGCCTTCTTTTGTTCAACATGGAGAAAAATATTATGAGACTGAATTCAATAATCCTTATCTTTATTATGACTGTCTTTATTCCGATTTCAGCACAGGCCCAGATTATTATTGCTTCCGGAGCCGGTTATCGATCGCTGGTAGATGATCTGACTGATAGTTATTCTGCAAAAACCGGAAATAAAATAGAACTTATCTATGGCAACATGTCCCGCGTCATTGCTCAGGCCCGCAACAGTGGAGCCGTGGATATGGTACTCGGCGACAAATCTTTTCTGGATAAGGCCGAGCTTGACTTCAATTCACAACTGGTCATCGGCAGGGGGCGACTGGTTATAGCCTACCCCAAAGGGAAACATTTTAACGGGATGAATGACCTTCTTTCAGCTGAGGTTTCACGTATTGCTTTGCCTGATACCAAACGGGCCATATACGGAAAAGCGGCTCTCCAGTATCTGCGTAGCAAGAAAATTTACGAGAAAGTTGAACCGAAACTGCTCATGGTGGCTACCGTTCCGCAATCAGCTTCATATGTGATTGCCGGCGAAGTTGATTATGCCTTCATCAACATGACACATGCCCGGAAAATTGTTAAATCAATCGGCGGATACACGGCCGTGGATGAGTCAGCTTACTCCCCCATATCCATCCTGATAGGACAGATGAAAAATTCTGCCAGCTCCAGAGAATGTTCTGCTTTTCTGAAGTACCTTAACTCTGATGCGGCGCGTAGAATAGTTGCTGCGCACGGTATGTCGGATAAATAATGGACGTTGCAGCGATCCTTTCCGACAGCGCGACTCTAACTCCGCTGGCCCTTTCGGCAAAAGTGCTGGCGGTGGCGGGAGTCCTGCAATTACTGGCGGGGGTTCCGCTGGCCTTCTGGCTGGCCCGCTCCAGAGGGACGCTGCATAATGCCATTGATATTGCGGTAACCTTACCGCTGGTTTTTCCTCCGGTAGCGACCGGATTTGTGCTTTTACTTCTACTGGGCCGCAACGGGCCGGTGGGCAGGATATTCAGCGAAAGCATTATCTTTGGATTTCCGGGTCTGGTAGTGGCGGCTTTCATTGCCGGACTGCCTTTGCTGGTCAAGCCGGTGCAGGCCGCTCTTAAGTCAGCAGAAGCTGCAAAATTAAGTGAAGTTGCGGCAGTCCTTGGTAAATCTGAAACAGCTATTTTCCTGCAAGTACTGCTTCCCTGTGCCAAACGGAGCATCATGGCAGGATTACTGCTGGCTCTGGCCCGCTCCCTTGGTGAAGTGGGCATGACTCTCATGCTCGGCGGCAATGTCATAGGCAGGACCAACACTCTTTCCCTTGAAATCTATAATGCAGTTTTCAACGGAGAATTTGAACGGGCGGCAGTTCTGTCCGCCATAATCGGAATCGTATCCATATCCATGTTTACAATTCTGAAAAAAGTTTCCGATACTTAAATAAAAGTGGCTATATCCAAAGCGATATTCTAAAAATTAAAATAATGAACTTAATTAATTGCGCACGAACTAAGATTAAGGAGAATTAAATGAATAATTCAATTTTGAATCAGGTTCAAACAAAAGCATATTCCATCTGGAACAATGCCGGAATTCTTGATGAAAATATTGAGGTAAAAGCCAGAACTCTCAGCACGGAAGAAGCCATAGGCAACCCCGAAGGTGACGATTTTCCTCTTCTGCGGGGCAAGGAAAAGCTTATGGAAGCAGACTTCAGAGGGTCAAAAGGTCAGGCTTTTACAGACCGCTTCGGAGATTTCAGCTCCTCTTTGAGAGAAATAGCTGAAATGAATCTGGATAACAATTTCCGCAGGGCAATCTTCGTGTCAACGCTTAACGCCGTGCAGCGCAGTCTAGGACAGACCGAACGCACCATCCACTGTAAAGATGAAGGCCCTGCGACCTGCGCCCCTAAGCTTGCTGATTACATAGAAGAAAATTACGGAAACCCTAAACTGGCCCTTGTAGGTTACCAGCCGGCCATGATCAAAGCTCTTTCCGACAGATTTGACATGCGCATTGTTGACCTTGATCCGGATAATATCGGAACAGTAAAATGCGGCATTACAATAGAAGGCCCATACCAGACAGATGAGGCAATCGAAAATGTCAACCTTGTGGTTGTCACCGGGTCAACTATAGTTAACGACACCCTTGGTAATTTTCTCTTTAAAGATAAACCGACCATTTTTTTCGGAACCACGGTTGCAGCCGCAGCAGACATGATGGGCTGGACCCGCTTCTGCTGCCAGAGCGACTAATATATACCCCTGTAAACATTACACTTTTAATTAAATAAATTCCTCTAAAAATATTTTTCTCAGAGGAATTTATTTAATTAATACCCTGCCGTTCATCTCCGGTCAGCTTCTGACACACTGCATTGTTAAAAGTGTTTCAAAACGACACATGCCAGCTCCATCCTTTTTTTATGCGTATTTTTATATATTAAACCATCAATAATAGCATAGGTTTTAGACTCTGTAAATTTTTTTTGAAATTTATTGATCCATTGTGAAACACTGCTCAAAAAGCAACATACTGTTTTCATTGTACATTCAAACTTGGAACTGTTTTTGCTTAAAATAATCCTCAGTAGACATTCAATTATGCCTGAGTTTGCACTTAAAGGTGCGGGTTTATTTGTACAAAAGCAAACAGGTTCCAAGACGTGCATAGGTGTGTACAGCTTGACTTATCCTGTCAGCTTGGACATATAAAAACACGACCTGCTTTTTTATTATGCGCATATGTGTGTAACTCATATAATTAAAAATTATGTCTTTTTTGATATATTATTTAATAAAAGCATACCCTGAAGGTTTTCACTTTTGACTTAAATACAACAATTTTTTTGTAAATTATGAATCCAATTTTTTTACCAAAACGGAGCCTTAACTTATGATGAAAACAGTTCCCGTTCAGGACTCCATCGGCAACGTTCTCTGTCACGACATGACCCGGATTGTTCCGGGAGAATACAAAGGCCCTGCTTTTAAAAAAGGGCATATTATCACACCGGAAGATATTCCGGTGCTTCTCGAAATAGGCAAAGAACACGTTTATATTCTCACCTTAGAAAAAGGGCAGCTTCATGAAAATGATGCTGCGAGACGGATAGCAAAGGCAGCAGCAGGCCCGGGTATTACACTTTCCGACATCAGTGAAGGGCGTATCAATATGACCGCCGCTCCGGGACTGCTGTCTGTTAATGTAGAGGCACTTAACCGCATCAACTCTATTGATGAGGTAGTCATTGCTACAATGCACAACGGCATTCAGATCACTAAGCCTCGTGATGTAGCCGGAACCCGCGTTGTTCCTCTTGTTATTGATGAAAGCAAAATTATTCAGGTGGAGGAAATCTGCCGGGACTGTGGTCCTATCGTCAGTGTCAAGCCTTTCAGAAACCTTAAAGTAGGCATCATCACTACCGGCAGTGAAGTATACACAGGTCGCATCAAAGATAAATTCGGTCCTGTTATCCGCAACAAACTTTCGCAGCTTAATTCTGAAGTCATCGGCCAGACATTAGTCAGCGATGATCCTCAGATGACCTGCAAAGCAATCCTTCAAAGTATTGATGACGGCGCAGAAATGGTGGTGGTTACCGGAGGAATGAGCGTTGACCCCGACGACCAAACCCCGGCAAGCATTCGGGCAACCGGTGCTGAAGTCATAACCTACGGTTCCCCCACCTTTCCCGGCGTTATGTTTATGCTGGCCTATTTGAACGGCGTACCCATTGTGGGTCTGCCAGGTTGTGTCATGTATTACAGGGCCAGCATCTTTGATCTTATCGTTCCGCGGATTGTAGCGGGCGAACGTCCCACCCGCAAAGATATCGCTGAATTGGGCCACGGCGGTTTCTGCGCCGGATGCGACACCTGCCGCTATCCGCTTTGTTCTTTCGGTAAATAGAGGACAGTTCGACGCCTGTTTCAGGCGGTTGCTTAGAATAAAAAACAGCAGTAATTCAGGAGGTTCTTTCCATGATCAAACGGACTCTAAAAGTTAACGGCGTAGAAAAATTCATTCTCGCCGAGCAAGACGATTCACTCGCCAATGTTCTCCGCGAAAAACTCGGTCTGACAAGTGTTAAGATCGGTTGCGGAACCGGACAGTGCGGTAGTTGTTCTATTATCATTGACGGCAAGCTCAAACGCTCCTGCACAATCAAAATGAAACGTGTTGAAGACCACACTGAAATTATCACCACCGAAGGCATCGGTACACCGAACCAGATGCATCCTATCCAGATTGCATGGATGGCTCACGGCGGCGCACAGTGCGGTTTTTGTACTCCCGGTTTTATTGTTTCCTCTTATGCCCTGATTCTTGCTAATCCAAAACCCACACGTGAAGACGTGCGTGACTGGTTCCAGAAGCATCGTAACGCATGTCGCTGCACCGGTTACAAACAGCTTGTTGATGCTGTTCAAGATGCAGCTGCGGTAATGCGCGGAGACATGAGCGAAGAAGAACTGCTTTTCAAGATGCCCGAAGACAACCGCATCTGGGGTTCAAAATACCCCCGCCCGACAGCTGCGGCCAAAGTTACCGGTACTCTCGACTACGGTGCAGACCTCGGCCTCAAAATGCCTGAAGGAACTCTTAAATGCGCCCTTGTACAGGCAGAGATCTCCCATGCAAATGTCATTTCCATTGACACAAGCGAAGCTGAAAAAATGGAAGGCGTTGAAAAAGTTGTTACCTACAAAGACATCAAAGGTAAGAACCGCATTACCGGCCTGATCACTTTCCCCACCAACAAAGGCGACGGCTGGGATCGTCCTATCCTTGCTGACGAAAAAATCTTCCAGTTCGGTGATGCGATTGCCATTGTTTGTGCAGACACAGAAAAGCACGCAAAGGCTGCAGCTGCCAAGGTTAAAGTAGAACTGGAACAGCTGCCTGAGTACATGAATGCTCCTGCCGCTATGGAAGAAGATGCCATGGAAATCCACCCCGGAACTCCTAACGTCTACTTTGAGCAGAAAATTGCCAAAGGCGATGAAACCGCTCCTATCTTTGATAAGGCAGATGTAGTTCTCGAAGGCGACTACTATGTAGGACGTCAGCCGCATATGCCCATCGAACCAGATGTAGGTTTCGCCTACCTTGATGATGATGGTAAACTCTGCATTCACTCCAAGTCCATCGGCCTGCACCTCCATGCAGCTATGATTGCTCCCGGACTCGGTGTTGATATTGAAAACCTCATCATGGTACAGAACTACGCAGGTGGTACTTTCGGTTATAAATTCTCCCCCACCATGGAAGCTCTGGTCGGCGCAGCATGTCTCGCTACCGGAAAACCTGTATTCCTGAACTACACATGGTTCCAGCAGCAGACATACACAGGTAAACGCTCCCCATTCTTCACCAACATTCGTGTTGCTGCAAATAAGGACGGTAAACTCCTCGGACTCGAAACAGAGTGGATCTGCGACCACGGTCCTTATTCCGAGTTTGGCGATCTGCTGACCCTGCGCGGTGCTCAGTTCATCGGTGCTGGTTACAACATGCCCGCTATCCGCGGTCTTGGTAAAACCGTCTGCACCAACCATGCATGGGGTTCTGCTTTCCGTGGATACGGTGCTCCTGAAACAGAGTTCGGTTACGAAGTAATCATGGACGAACTTGCTGAAAAACTCGGCATGGACCCCTTTGATCTCCGTGAAAAAAATATCTACCGTGACGGCGACACTACACCGACAGGCTGCAAGCCCGAAGTGTACTGCATTGAAGACATCTTCAAAAAAGCCCGTCCTAAATATGAAGAAGTCAAAAAATGGGCTTCTGAAAACAATACTGACGAAGTTAAACGCGGCGTAGGTATCGCTCTTGGTGTATACGGTTCCGGTCTTGACGGACCAGACTCCGCTGAGTCTGAAATCGAGCTTAATGCTGACGGATCTGTAACCATGTACGCCTGCTGGCATGATCATGGTCAGGGTGCTGACATGGGTGTCCTCGGAACAGCTCATGAAGCTCTGCGTCCCTTAGGCCTAGCTCCTGAGCAGATTCACCTCGTAATGAACGATACCCGCACCTGCCCCAACGGCGGACCTGCCGGTGGTAGCCGTTCACAGGTTGTTGTCGGTAACTCCATCATCGCTGCTTGTCGCGAACTCATGGACTCCATGCGTAAAGCTGACAACTCCTTCCGCAGCTACGATGAAATGATCAAAGAAAACAAAGCTGTACGCTACAGCGGAAAATGGTCTGCTCCGGCCACAGAGTGTGATGAAAACGGACAGGGCAGCCCCTTTGCATGTTACATGTATGGTCTGTTCATCACCGGTGTCAGCGTTGAAATCGCAACCGGTAAAACTCAGGTTGAAAAATTCGTACTCGTTGCCGATATCGGTAAAATCAACAACAAGCTCGTTGTTGACGGCCAGATGTACGGTGGTCTTGCTCAGGGTATCGGACTGGCCCTCACCGAGGATTACGAAGATATCAAAAAACATTCCACCATGGTCGGCGCAGGATTCCCTTACATCAAGCAGATCCCCGACGATATGGAACTGATCTACGTTGAAACAGCCCGCCCTGAAGGATCACACGGTGCTTCCGGTGTTGGCGAACTGCCTCTGACCACACCTCATGCTGCGGTCATCAACGCAATCTATAATGCTTGCGGCGCACGCGTAACCCATCTCCCGGCTCGCCCTGAGAAGGTTCTTGCTGCTCTTAAAGGCTAATTAACAACATTGAACTTAACCGGACACGCTGTGTCCGGTTAAGTTCAATGCCTTTTTTGCCTCCGGTAAACCAGCCCGGGGCCTTAAACTCTTTTTGAGAAAGGGTTGAAAAATCCCAGAAACTTTTATTAAGCTTTGCTGTGACTCTGTTAAAATTGACCGTAAGCAAAGCCTGTATTTATACAAAAATTAGATGCAACCCGTTTTATATCTATGGGGCCGCACTTAATTAAAAAAAGCATCCTGATTACTTTTAGTTGGATTAGTGCTTGTTGGCATGGAATAACGTCTGGCTTGTCTAAAGATATACCTACAGACCGCTATTCCTTATTACGTCTCCTGCCGACAAGCACTACCCTATTAAAAGTTTTTGCTGTAAAAAGTATCAAAATTCCCGTTTGCCCCCTCACGCAAGAGAGCGCAAACCCGTTAAAAAGTTTGGAAGGGAGAGTCCAGAAAGTAAAACTTCCCCTGAAAGTTTTACACCTCTTATCCCCCTAATGGCTCCCAGAGGGACGCCGGAGGCATCACCTATGGATCAAAAAGATCTTCGTAAATGGGAAGCTCGCTGTACGCAGGAAGAACCTGCCAGATGTAAGGCCATGTGCCCGCTTCATGTGGACGGGCGCGAACTTTGTAAACTGATAGCTGCCGGACAGATTGATAAAGCATGGGCTGTACTGTGTAAAACCATGCCTTTTCCAGCTGTTACGGCCCGCGTTTGCGACGGCGACTGTCAAGAAGCCTGTCTAAGGAGCAAGATCGGCGGTGGTATTGAGCTGGCAGGTCTGGAACGGTTCTGTGCCGAAAATGCCAAGCGCACCCCCCCCATGCGGGCTTTACCTGCACGGGGTAAAAATATCGCGGTTATCGGAGCATATCTGCCGGGCCTAGCGGCCGCGTGGGATCTCGGTAAAAAGGGCTTCACAGTCAAAGTTCTCTGCGAAAGCAGGTTTGAGGGATTTGACGGACTTCCGGCTGGACGGGTTGAAAAAGAAACTTTTGAAAAAGAACTT harbors:
- a CDS encoding nucleotidyl transferase AbiEii/AbiGii toxin family protein, whose product is MNKYEKQVRILLRVLALIEFNHPNGDGSPFLTLKGGTALNFFLWDLPRLSVDIDLAYCPINDRSAALQDISESMQRLAKRVEKLLPAASVNLTEPKNAAPKVLINYNYRGTAKMRN
- the tpx gene encoding thiol peroxidase, producing the protein MNERSGVITFQGNPLTLLGDEIKVGDKAPEFSATDNGLAPKTLADYAGKVLILSAVPSLDTPVCDMETRRFNNEAANLGDEIKILTLSMDLPFAQARWCGAAGVEAVETLSDYMSSSFGEAYGVLIKELRLLSRAVFVVDKAGVVQYAQYLNEITEEPDYDSALAAAKKLV
- a CDS encoding TOBE domain-containing protein; amino-acid sequence: MGIKSGKKHQKTSAQSSLVPSEVFDVPENIKYLDSKELACLEAEFRNWKSKVTRADYVRSRTRVFCLFLVLRHTGAKLGEILGLDERESIDLLRAVIKLGKEDQQREVPLPQDVCRELKGLIDGPMSSGLEGRIFQLDPGYVRRAFYERAQACNLDRQMGGPSVLRRSRAVELLRNGVPLGVVRKVLGQSSADLSAVYQDWSAGDVKNIVRRMALEETALKTSARNTFIGHVTEVRRDGILADVEFETAEGFIISSVITLESLYKLDLEVGVPVSATIKAPLVAVRPVAGEAGSSRNCIPAKVTSLKQSEVLAEVSGESEGGSQLCALVTTWSIEEDGLKEGGRVEFCFKALSVVLHAV
- the modA gene encoding molybdate ABC transporter substrate-binding protein, with protein sequence MKRIPALILALIMSLPISANAADLLVAQAANFMPAMQEIIPAFKKSTGLEVQATYTSTGKLYAQIINGAPFDLFLAADERRPDKLFAEGLAEKPFIYAKGKVVFWSLSKQIAGKSWQEAIKSKNLHKISIANIETAPYGTAAMLALKKEKLWETVKPELVFAQSIAQAFQFASTGAADAGFCAYSSMFTKTGKSGSFSVVKEAPPVIQAACILKSTKRKNTAEKFVEFLSSPEAISIKKKYGYD
- the modB gene encoding molybdate ABC transporter permease subunit gives rise to the protein MDLYPLYISAKLAVATTLFIPIVAAPIAYVLSFCDFRGKSLIDAVVSLPMVLPPTVLGFGLLILMGPQGPLGGVWNDLTGERMVFSFSGILLASLVYNLPFAVQPMRAAFEKLDVRLLENSAVLGLSSTATFFRVVLPNSLPGLAASAMLVFAHSLGEFGVILMVGGSIPGSTKVASIAIYEAVEAMRYDDAMYMSLAIIPVSFLALLAINRLNKISRRRS
- a CDS encoding ATP-binding cassette domain-containing protein, producing MTLTLNIRKQLPNFMLDVSLTCAPGTLTAIVGPSGAGKSTLVRIIAGLERPDEGIISFDDTLWNDTSINHFATPQNRGLGLVFQEYTLFPHLNVYKNVAFAAVDKNCVQPLLEKFGIEHIAESKPCNISGGERQRAAFCQALAREPVLLLLDEPFSALDIATREGLRTELLHLKNELNIPMIHVTHDLEEAYYLADSIFVMENGCAAPQWLERQSRRHRPPVPEMMRYAV
- the modA gene encoding molybdate ABC transporter substrate-binding protein; this encodes MRLNSIILIFIMTVFIPISAQAQIIIASGAGYRSLVDDLTDSYSAKTGNKIELIYGNMSRVIAQARNSGAVDMVLGDKSFLDKAELDFNSQLVIGRGRLVIAYPKGKHFNGMNDLLSAEVSRIALPDTKRAIYGKAALQYLRSKKIYEKVEPKLLMVATVPQSASYVIAGEVDYAFINMTHARKIVKSIGGYTAVDESAYSPISILIGQMKNSASSRECSAFLKYLNSDAARRIVAAHGMSDK
- a CDS encoding molybdate ABC transporter permease subunit — translated: MDVAAILSDSATLTPLALSAKVLAVAGVLQLLAGVPLAFWLARSRGTLHNAIDIAVTLPLVFPPVATGFVLLLLLGRNGPVGRIFSESIIFGFPGLVVAAFIAGLPLLVKPVQAALKSAEAAKLSEVAAVLGKSETAIFLQVLLPCAKRSIMAGLLLALARSLGEVGMTLMLGGNVIGRTNTLSLEIYNAVFNGEFERAAVLSAIIGIVSISMFTILKKVSDT